CTCCAATGGAACGACGGAACTTGGGATCATCGGGCGTTTTGGGGTGAAGACAAGATTAACCTCGGTGAGATTGGAAGTGATACACCTGCCCACAAACCAATGGGATCACTACCAACACTCGGCGAATGGGTACGTCTTGAGGTAGATCCAGCAGACGTTGGAGTGGAACCGGGAAGTGTCTTGAACGGGATGGCTTTTGTACAGTTTGGCGGCACTGCTTATTGGGATGTTGCGGGTGTCGCAACGACACGCGGCTCGGCGGTGAAGCACACGCATACAGAACAGATCATCACAGCAATTCAGGTAGATCCCTCTGTCAGGACGACACATCAGCGTGAGCAGATCGCAGCGGAATATCGCCGTATCACACCTGCGCTTGATGGTATCCGGAATCAGATTGCGGCGTTACAGAAACAGAAAGGCGAAATCGAAGCGCAAATTCCTTACTCGCTCACAACCGTGTCTACGCTACCTCGGACGACACGCGTGCTACCGAGAGGTAACTGGATGGACGATTCAGGCGAGATCGTCGAACCGATGATACCCACGTTCCTCGGTGATCTCGGTATCAAAAACCGCCGACCGACCCGTTTGGAGCTTGCCCAGTGGGTAGCGTCAAAGGACAATCCGCTTACTGCTCGCACGTTTGTCAATCGACTGTGGGCACTCCACTTTGGGACAGGATTATCCCGCGTCTTGGATGATCTCGGCGCACAAGGCGAATCGCCGGTGCATCCTGAACTGCTTGACTGGCTCGCTGTCGAATTTGTAGAGAGTGGTTGGAACGTTAAGCATATTGTAAAACTCCTCGTCACCTCGAACACATATCGTCAATCCTCGAAATCAAACGAGGTATTGGAGGAGAAGGACGCCTACAATCGTCTGTTGGCACGCCAATCCCGCTGGAGACTCGACGCAGAGGCGGTCCGCGACAACGCCTTGATGCTGAGTGGACTCCTTGTTCCCACGATCGGAGGTCCGAGTGTGAGACCCTATCAACCCAAGGGGTACTACTCGAACTTGAACTTCCCGAAGCGGGTTTACATGCACGATACAGGAGAGAATCAATATCGTCGTGGGCTTTACACGCACTGGCAGCGCACCTTCTTGCATCCGAGTATGATGGCGTTTGATGCACCGAGTCGTCAGGAGTGTACCGCTGAACGTGCAACCTCTAATACGCCGATGCAAGCCTTGACGCTACTTAACGACCCAAGTTACGTCGAGGCGGCGCGTGTCTTCGCGGCGCGGATTATTGAAGAGGGCGGTGAATCCGTCGCTGAGCGTATCAATTGGGCGTACCAATGGACTTTGTCCCGGATGCCACAGCCAAGGGAATTAGAGATTATGACGAATCTCTATGAGAAGCACCACGCCGAATATACCGCTAACCTTGATGCTGCCAATACGCTCGTGGCAATGGGTGAAGCCCCCCTCACAGAAGGCGTCGTACCTGATGAATTAGCGGCGTGGACCTCTGTGGCACGGGTCATATTGAATTTGCATGAGACGATTATGCGATATTAAAGTAGATTCGATTGACCAGTAGCGTAAAGCACTTCAATGACAAGAGGAAATCATGGAAACAAACGTATTTACTTTACCAGTTAGCCTTGAACAGGTTGCTGCCTTGATTAAAAGGATGCACCCACAAGATCGGCAACGGCTGTTGGCAATGGTACCGGAGTTGATTGCCGAGGCAATCAAACAAAAAAAGTTACTTGACGATGCGGATCAAACCGTTGAGCAACTCAAACAGGATCTTTTGGCCGAACTCAGCGAACAGCCGTTATCTTCAAATGAACCTTTCTTAGGTGGACTTACACTTGGACAATACCTTGAGTTACCTGAGATGGAGCGAGCGAAACTGTGGGACGAATGGAGTGAGGTCGCGCTTGAAGACATAGAGGAAGTGGAGGTTCGTCCGGATGCGCTGCCTGCTCGATAAAGTTACAGCACGTCACATTATGGAAGGGATGCTAAAGCTTGTCGAAGGACGTACAGTGACATCAACCGAGTTATTTGCTCTTTATTTTTACCAACGTGCCCGCTCCAGTGGGATTACGTTGTTTATCCTCCCACAGACGCATAACTTGTTAAAACGTATAGAGCACTTATCGCGTTATGTTATGCTTATCCGCCATTTTTTGGCAGTGGCGCAAGTTGCTCAACCCGCTCGATACTTCAAGCGGTGGACAAGACGGTTACGAGAACACGGTTTCACAAAAGAAGACGCGGAAGTACTCGCGCTGGCGACATTTGGAACAACTTCAAGTGGAGATATTTTGGGCATGCATGTAGTAGCAACTTTCGATCAACCAATGATTAACCGGTGGACCGAACAACGAACAGAAATTCAAAGGCGGTTGTTAAACATGCGATCGTCACAAAAACCGTATTCTGGAAATCTGAGACTACAGATTCCTCCCGATGTCCACGTGGCCATTGCAAGGGCTGCTGAAGCCAGTGGGAAAGATCTGGACCAATGGGCAACAGAGACTTTCACTCACGCTGTCAATGATGGATTGGCTGTTCAATCAAAGATCTAAGGTCTATCAAACTTAAGGGAATGCTTTGCGCGTTCACACTTGCAAAACGCATCCGTTGGGAAATTACAAAACAGCGAACAGGAGGTATTATGGCTACGGATATTCACAAAGAAAACGATCTTCGTCTTACAAGGCGAACATTTCTGGGGAAAAGCGTGCGTAGCATCGGATCGCTTGCGCTTGGATCCCTGCTGACACCATCACTGCTCGGTGCCGCGCCGGAGATTGAGCAGTGGCAGGGTATTGTTACCACACCACATGTACCGCCGAAGGCGAAACGCATTATTCATCTCTGCATGGCGGGTGGACCTTCGCATCTGGAGACTTTGGATTACAAGCCACAGTTGGCGGAACTCCACGGGCAACCGATGCCGAAGTCTTTCACCGAAGGACAACCGATTGCACAACTCCAAGGACAAGCGGATTCACTCAAATGCCTCGGTCCGACACATGAATTCAAAAAGTATGGACAATCCGGGCAGGAGATGAGCACAGCGTTTCCACATATTGGAAGCCTCGCCGATGATATTTGCATCGTGCGCTCCCTGAAAACCGAGCAGATTAACCACGATCCAGCGCACACTTTCATGAATACTGGCACGGCGATCGCCGGCAGACCGAGCATGGGTTCGTGGCTGCTTTACGGACTTGGCAGTGAAAACGAAAATCTACCGGGTTACGTCGTCCTCACTTCTTCTGGTGGCGGACAGGACCAACCGATTGCGACGCGGCAATGGCATAGCGGATTTCTCCCAGGTCAGTTTCAAGGGGTCCAGTTCCATTCGACCGGCGATCCCGTTCACTACGTCACAAACCCTGACGGTGTGAACACCGAACAGCAACGCGATGTCGTGGATACCGTACAAACCCTGAACGGTATGCTCGACGAAACCGTGGACGATCCATCAATCTCAACGCGCATCAGCCAATACGAGATGGCGTTCCGAATGCAAACGAGTGTCCCGGAGTTGACGGACATCTCCAAAGAACCGCAACACGTTCTCGATGCGTACGGCGCAGAACCTGGTGACGGATCTTATGCTTCAAACTGTCTCCTCGCACGACGGTTAGCCGAACGCGGTGTGCGGTTTATCCAACTCTACCATCGCGGTTGGGATCACCACGGCGGCATTGAAAACGCCATCAAGACAACCGCTGGCTATGTTGATAAGGCAACCGCTGCACTTGTGAACGATTTGAAGCAGCGCGGTATGTTAGAGGACACCTTAGTGATTTGGAGCGGCGAGTTTGGGCGGACACCCATGGCACAAGGCACCGGACGCGATCATCATATTCAAGGTTTCTCGATGTGGATGGCTGGCGGTGGCATCAAAGGCGGCATTAGTTACGGTAACACCGATGAATTGGGGTATAATTCCGTTGAAAATATCGTGCATGTCCACGACTTTCACGCCACGATGCTACATCTGTTCGGAATTAATCACGAGAAACTGGTCTACCGTTTCCAAGGACGAGACTTCCGTCTCACCGATGTTCATGGGCATATCGTCCGCGACATTTTGGCTTAAAAGTTATTCGAGTTGTTATCCAACGACAACGATTTCTATATGTCTGAACGTCCCAATTACACCGTAGGGGTTTTGTTTGGGTGTTTCTGCGGATTTTTGCGGATTTCCCCAGGTCTTGTGCCTACCCTTGCAGCGCTTTGTGAGAAAAAGTGAGGTTGCTGGATGATTTATCAGACAAAAGCAGATAGACTTTTAGTACACATCGCGTTTTTGTTGGTTCTGACGGTATCCGCCTTCAGCCACGAGCTCCCTATGGTGGAGCCTGAAGCGGTTGGGCTTTCTACCGAAAGGCTTTCAAGAATTGATAAAGTCATGGAAATGCACGTCGCGCAGCAAAAGATCGCCGGTGGTGTCACCTTACTTGCTCGGCACGGAAAGATCGCACATCTGGGCGTTTACGGTATGATGGACGTCGAAGCGGAAAAGCCGATGACTCCCGATACCATTTTCCGTATCGCGTCAATGACGAAACCGATCACGAGCGTCGCTGTGATGATGCTCTATGAAGAGGGACATTTTCGGTTGCATGAACCCGTCTCAAAGTTCATTCCATCGTTCAAGGAGATGCATGTATTGCCGCCGGAAGATGCCGAAGATTCGGTGCAACCTATCCCGGCAACACGCCAGATTACAATTTGGAACCTGCTGACCCACACGGCGGGTCTCACGTATCACTGGAACGGGCGTCTCGGTCAACAATACACCGATGCGGGTATCACCCATGGACTCCTTCAAGATGAGAGCACGCTTGAAGAGAAGATGAAAATCTTGGCGACGATTCCGTTGTTGCATCAACCCGGTGCCGACGTCGAGTACGGCCTGTCAATAGATGTCCTCGGCTATCTCGTTGAAGTCGTATCGGGGATGTCGCTCGATGCATTTTTCTCTGAGCGTATCTTCAAACCGCTTGGCATGAAGGACACTCATTTTTTTATCCCTGAAACGAAGCGCGAGCGACTCGCAACTGTGTATGAGCGAACCAAAGACGGACCCATAATACGAAAATCCCAAGAACCGACAGTGGACGGTGCACTGATCTATTCAACGGATTATCCTTACAACGGTCCGCGAACTTATTTCGCTGGCGGGGGTGGGTTAGTCTCCACCGCTTCTGATTACCTCCGCTTTGCGCAGATGATGCTCAACGGCGGAAAGTTTAACGGGGTCCGATTGTTGAGCCGAAAAACCGTTGAGTTGATGACTTCGAATCAACTCACCAAGATGGATGTAGATTACGGATTCGGTTTAGGCTTTGGTATTGTTCGAGACGAATCGGATCTCAGGGAGATCGGATCGGTTGGCAGATATGGTTGGGGCGGTTTCTTCTTTACCAATTTCTTCATTGACCCTCAAGAACAGATGATTGGTATTTTCTTATGCCAATTGCATCCCAGCGGCGGTTTGGACCTCGGAGAGAGAATTCGCATCCTCAGTTACCAAGCAATCGCTGATTGAATTAAAATCGTCAACGGGATAAAACTCGTCGCAAGACCTACAATAATGTGAGTTTGATAAATTGGTATTGTAGCGCACACTGTTAGTTTGCAGTGCTCGTACCGAAACATCCAAAAAAACAGGAACCTATCCAAATTCCCACTCCAGCGGAGTGCTATGTCCTATTACAACAAATAACGCAGAAAGGAAATGAATGAATATGCTAAGAGAACTCATTGCGCCCGCCCAAGAGCAGGTCGCTTTCAGAGAATATGAAAGCCAACCCTTGCAAGCGAATGAAATTCGGGTCAAAAGCGAGTTTGGTGCCGCCAAACACGGTTCAGAGATGGCATCATATAAGGGATATGCGGGTCCACGCGGCGGCTACGATGGCGAATATAAAATCTTTCGAGCAGACGGTTCCGGTGGGATGGTGAACTATCCATCAGGGCTTGGGAACATGTGCGTTGGCGAAGTGACCGAAATTGGTGCGGACGTTACCGATGTCAAAGTCGGAGAGCAGGTTTTTCGGCACAGCTCCTTCCGCGAGGAACACGTTTGGGATGCCGCAGGTGTCCGGAAACTTCCCGATGGTGTCCCGTGGCAGGCAGCCGTCTGTTTGGATCCGACAGATTTCGCCTTGGGCGCCGTGCGCGACGGTCATATCCGGATTGGGGACGCCGTGGCAGTCTTTGGCATGGGTGGGATCGGACTGATGGCATTGCAGCTCGCCAAGTTGGCGGGTGCCTATCCGGTGATTGGAGTCGATCCGCTCGAGTTGCGCCGCAACGTTGCCCTCGACTGTGGTGCGGATATGGTCATTGATCCGACGACGGATGATGCCGGTTTGGAAATTAAAAAAGCCACCAACAAGCGTGGTGCCGATGTTTGCATTGAGTATAGCGGTCATCATACGGCACTCCAAGCCGCTATCCGCGGTGTGACGTATTTAGGCACAGTCGTTGCTGGTGCCTGGCCCGGGACCTACCCCGCAGGATTAGATCTCGGAGCGGAAGCACATTTCAACCGACCGACGATTATCTTCTCACGCGCCTGTAGCGAACCGAATCCAGAATATCCAAATTGGAATGAGGGTAGACTCTTTGAAATCAGTTGGCGGCTGCTCTGCGACGGCAGTCTGAAATCTGAACCGGTCATATATCCTGTTGTCGATTTTGACGCCCTATTGGACGAGTATCCAAAGATCGCAACACATCCGGGTGAGAATGTAAAGTTAGGCGTTCGATTCGCATAAGAGTGATTTTTAGGGTCTCGCCCTTCGAATTTTAGTGTCATCAGGTTATCCACTCAGGCAGCAGCCTCGAAAGAGTCAGTTTGGAAGAAAGGGAAGTTATGACTGCTGGTATTCTGTTGGTTTTAATGGGGCTTGCTCTATCCCAAATTATTGGTGACAATGTCATGCGAAGTATTGAAGTGACACCGAAAATTGAAATCGTAGAGGTACCGAGCGAATTTTCTGTTTTCAGACAAGTGGGCTGCAACAGATATGTCAATGTTTTCGGCGTGCACATCTTCGCAAGCCCAACGACAGCAGAAGATAAACTCTCTCACGCCGCAGGCGTTTTGGCACAATACCTCGATAACGATGAAAATGGTGTTCCTGACAACACACGGGTTCTCAGTCATCTGGTGAGCCGAAACGTTTTCATCATTATGCCCGGAACGGAGGCGGAGATGGAGGGGTTGGAAATGGATCTGGTGGAAGAGGCAGGCTACCGATGTGGTCAAGACCTGTATGGCGAAGAAACCAAACCAGATTTCCTTGTTGATGGCAAAATCAATGCCCCCGATGGCTCGTACTACGACGGCGCATTAGAGGAAATCCTGCATCCCATTACACAACACGGTTATGCCAATGCTTACCCCGAGGTGTTCGGGGAGGAACGGGGATCCATCTTAGCGAAGTGCATGGATGCCGCCCGTGGCGGATATTTCGAGCAAGTGCCAAAAGGTGGACCCAAGAGCGGATATCCAGCAGAAGCCTGGTATCATTATACGGATGAAACCTGTGATTATGGTTGCATGGTTACGGAGTATATCTACTGGGCTTTGACCTCGATATTGGGGACACAAGACTTCCCAGGACGACATGAGGCTCTCGAAGTCGAATGGGAGCTGAATACCAGAGAGCGGGTGAGAACCGGGGATGCTGCGGTATACGAACTTTTGACGGACCCCCAATACAGATTCCCGACAAAAGCACCAGATGGCAACTACAAACCATCGGCATTTCCCGTTACAACTGTTCCCATCATCCCTATCGAAGACGAAGATTAATAGGGGTAACAGTATTTTTAAGCGGTTTTCGGTAGGTATTCAGACAGGAGTTTATTAGCGTTCTGGCGCTGGTCGGCTCGAAATTTGTCCCACTCAAGCCACCATGGGAATGTGTCCCCTGATCTCGTCACACCGAGTACATACGCCTCTTTGCCGAGTCCTACTGCGTAGTCCCCCTCTTTTTTCCATTGGAAGGCGTTGAGTTTCTCCCACTTTACAAAATTCCCCTGAGAGATAATACCAGTTTCTCTGATTTCAAATCGGTTTACGGAATGCATACGAAATAGGGAAAATGCGGGTGCCACTATCACGGGCCAAAATTGGGGTGTAGACTGCCAACCCTCCCTGATTATGAACACGATTTGCATAAGCAGGATACCCGCCCACACAAGGATGACAAGCTTCAAAAGCACTTTGTGGCTTTTGGATGTAGGGAGGTGAAACAGCACTTGGCCCATCGTTCTCTGTTTCCAAGATAAATACCAAGGCAGTGCCACCAAGAGAGACAGACACACAACAGCAAAACAGATATTAATTATATCTCCGACTAACATCGTTTACATCCCCCCTTAGTTATTGTAAGTTAACATAAAGTATAATCGAATTTAAGAAGAATGTCAACAAAAAATTAAACCGGTTTCTTTATTACCGTCGCAGTCCTGCCGCCCGCAGCACGGTTTCCTGAACTGCGAACTCGTGGTCGAGAGAGCGATCAGGGGATTTTTCGCCCCGAATATCAGCGATAAATGCTCGAAGGCTTTCAACGTAACGCGGTCGCGGCTCCACAGGAACCGTCTGCCAGCCCTTCGCATATCCATCCCGATCCTCGTCAAGACACAGCCGCAACGCTGGCGGCTCAAGCGGCTCAAGAATCGCACTGCCCCGTGTCCCGTAGACCTCCAATCGCCTCGATTTGCCCGAATCCACTTCCAATGACGTTGACTCAAGAATCGCCAACGCTTTGGGATATTCGAACACAGCCGCTGTATTGTTCCGATACCACGGCACGTCATGCCCGTCGTGCCTCGAAAAGGGTGTCACGTGTGTGGGTCGTCCGAGCAACGCAACGATAATATCGGTGAGATGACAGGCAAGGATGAACATAATGCCCCCAGAGTGTTCACCGAGCGAATCCCAGCGTTGCCAATGTGCGTCGCTTGAGGGTCCCGATGAGATGCGTCCCCGCACGGAAAAAATATCGCCGAGTTTCCCGGAATGCACCCAGTCAAGGATAAACTGAAAGCCAGCATTGTATCGGAACATATAACCGAGTTGAACGAGCAGTTTCCTGTCCCGGGCAATGTCCAAAACCTCTCGAAACGTGTCGAGGTTATCACCAGCAGGTTTATCGAACCACACATGCTTGCCGTGTTCGAGAATCTCCCGTGCAAAGGTGAGATTCTGCGATACCCGTCCCTGTGCCGCGACGCCAACGATTGTCTCATCTTCGAGTATTTCTTCTTTGGATGTAAACCAGTGAACGCCCTCATAGACGGGACCTTGCCCCAGGGTCTCTCGGACCTCTAATGAGGGTTCAAAGACACCAGCGAAGTCAATTTCGTCGCTTTCCTTCATCACTCGGGCTTTCCCTGAAGCATGATCGTGGGAAATACCGTATTGTGCAAGTCTCAATTTCACGTCTTTTTCTCCTTAGATAGTATTACCTCTGAAATCTATGATTCCCAAAAACAGCGGGTAAGGTTTAGCACC
This genomic window from Candidatus Poribacteria bacterium contains:
- a CDS encoding toxin-antitoxin system HicB family antitoxin yields the protein MHVVATFDQPMINRWTEQRTEIQRRLLNMRSSQKPYSGNLRLQIPPDVHVAIARAAEASGKDLDQWATETFTHAVNDGLAVQSKI
- a CDS encoding DUF1501 domain-containing protein; the protein is MATDIHKENDLRLTRRTFLGKSVRSIGSLALGSLLTPSLLGAAPEIEQWQGIVTTPHVPPKAKRIIHLCMAGGPSHLETLDYKPQLAELHGQPMPKSFTEGQPIAQLQGQADSLKCLGPTHEFKKYGQSGQEMSTAFPHIGSLADDICIVRSLKTEQINHDPAHTFMNTGTAIAGRPSMGSWLLYGLGSENENLPGYVVLTSSGGGQDQPIATRQWHSGFLPGQFQGVQFHSTGDPVHYVTNPDGVNTEQQRDVVDTVQTLNGMLDETVDDPSISTRISQYEMAFRMQTSVPELTDISKEPQHVLDAYGAEPGDGSYASNCLLARRLAERGVRFIQLYHRGWDHHGGIENAIKTTAGYVDKATAALVNDLKQRGMLEDTLVIWSGEFGRTPMAQGTGRDHHIQGFSMWMAGGGIKGGISYGNTDELGYNSVENIVHVHDFHATMLHLFGINHEKLVYRFQGRDFRLTDVHGHIVRDILA
- a CDS encoding beta-lactamase family protein: MIYQTKADRLLVHIAFLLVLTVSAFSHELPMVEPEAVGLSTERLSRIDKVMEMHVAQQKIAGGVTLLARHGKIAHLGVYGMMDVEAEKPMTPDTIFRIASMTKPITSVAVMMLYEEGHFRLHEPVSKFIPSFKEMHVLPPEDAEDSVQPIPATRQITIWNLLTHTAGLTYHWNGRLGQQYTDAGITHGLLQDESTLEEKMKILATIPLLHQPGADVEYGLSIDVLGYLVEVVSGMSLDAFFSERIFKPLGMKDTHFFIPETKRERLATVYERTKDGPIIRKSQEPTVDGALIYSTDYPYNGPRTYFAGGGGLVSTASDYLRFAQMMLNGGKFNGVRLLSRKTVELMTSNQLTKMDVDYGFGLGFGIVRDESDLREIGSVGRYGWGGFFFTNFFIDPQEQMIGIFLCQLHPSGGLDLGERIRILSYQAIAD
- a CDS encoding zinc-binding alcohol dehydrogenase — protein: MNMLRELIAPAQEQVAFREYESQPLQANEIRVKSEFGAAKHGSEMASYKGYAGPRGGYDGEYKIFRADGSGGMVNYPSGLGNMCVGEVTEIGADVTDVKVGEQVFRHSSFREEHVWDAAGVRKLPDGVPWQAAVCLDPTDFALGAVRDGHIRIGDAVAVFGMGGIGLMALQLAKLAGAYPVIGVDPLELRRNVALDCGADMVIDPTTDDAGLEIKKATNKRGADVCIEYSGHHTALQAAIRGVTYLGTVVAGAWPGTYPAGLDLGAEAHFNRPTIIFSRACSEPNPEYPNWNEGRLFEISWRLLCDGSLKSEPVIYPVVDFDALLDEYPKIATHPGENVKLGVRFA
- a CDS encoding Gfo/Idh/MocA family oxidoreductase; the protein is MKLRLAQYGISHDHASGKARVMKESDEIDFAGVFEPSLEVRETLGQGPVYEGVHWFTSKEEILEDETIVGVAAQGRVSQNLTFAREILEHGKHVWFDKPAGDNLDTFREVLDIARDRKLLVQLGYMFRYNAGFQFILDWVHSGKLGDIFSVRGRISSGPSSDAHWQRWDSLGEHSGGIMFILACHLTDIIVALLGRPTHVTPFSRHDGHDVPWYRNNTAAVFEYPKALAILESTSLEVDSGKSRRLEVYGTRGSAILEPLEPPALRLCLDEDRDGYAKGWQTVPVEPRPRYVESLRAFIADIRGEKSPDRSLDHEFAVQETVLRAAGLRR